Proteins encoded together in one Chitinophaga sp. LS1 window:
- a CDS encoding RidA family protein — MQNQRRSVLKKMFAAAAGMTGISAVAKAAGATLPAKTENGNVVYDQEVPLFSSFKVHGNTVYVAGIGAHFDGDIKAHTDHVLKEMEAQLKKAGSSMDKVLKVSVFLHDLSDYKAMNEVYRGRFGANPPVRTTVAVYGGVPGDSLVEMDCIASL; from the coding sequence ATGCAAAACCAAAGAAGATCCGTATTGAAAAAAATGTTTGCCGCCGCAGCTGGCATGACCGGCATCAGTGCCGTAGCAAAGGCTGCCGGGGCGACACTGCCTGCCAAAACAGAAAATGGAAATGTAGTTTATGACCAGGAAGTGCCTTTATTTTCCAGCTTCAAAGTGCATGGCAACACCGTATACGTTGCAGGTATCGGCGCCCACTTTGATGGAGACATCAAGGCACATACAGATCATGTGCTGAAAGAAATGGAAGCACAGTTGAAAAAGGCAGGTTCTTCGATGGACAAGGTATTGAAGGTAAGCGTATTCCTACATGACCTGAGCGATTACAAGGCCATGAATGAGGTGTATAGAGGCCGTTTTGGCGCTAACCCTCCGGTACGCACTACCGTAGCTGTATATGGAGGAGTGCCGGGAGACTCTCTTGTAGAAATGGACTGCATTGCATCTCTATAA